In Aureibaculum algae, the following are encoded in one genomic region:
- a CDS encoding OmpA family protein, translating into MKNAILTTFLMLTSLIYSQEYSRITIEPSIGITQIQDVASFAFANYNVGGRYMLNNKFGVRVSATYTDNIENYYSANIQGIINVGRVLNFEEFTKVYTILLGVGGDYTYLHKIHNPKIFRENSNFHLMTSIDNLYKINNKLALKASLNVVTGINDLQESELYTTNSFGINLGVSYTLGKKDHIDWSVKNMDPIIIDSTKTIIEKPVINNYITKETDSNYSQNEYVFFDNNESEIKATGLNAISKIVNYLKAYPEKEVTLIGYASNTDNTTVDYDNALSEKRAQVIFEKLSELGISAGRINLEFRGKDADKVKSSFEFARRVELIIR; encoded by the coding sequence ATGAAAAATGCCATTTTAACAACATTTTTAATGTTGACATCCCTAATTTATTCGCAAGAATATTCCAGAATAACAATTGAGCCCTCCATAGGCATCACACAGATACAAGATGTGGCCTCATTCGCTTTTGCAAATTACAATGTCGGTGGTCGATATATGCTTAATAATAAATTTGGAGTTCGAGTATCCGCTACATACACTGACAATATAGAAAACTATTATTCAGCCAATATTCAAGGTATAATAAATGTAGGCAGGGTATTAAATTTTGAGGAGTTTACCAAGGTCTATACGATATTATTGGGAGTAGGTGGAGATTATACCTATTTACATAAAATACACAACCCTAAAATATTTAGAGAAAATAGCAACTTTCATTTAATGACCAGTATTGATAATTTGTATAAAATTAATAATAAATTGGCTCTAAAAGCATCTTTAAATGTGGTTACAGGTATTAACGATTTACAAGAAAGTGAGCTTTATACTACCAATTCTTTCGGTATCAATTTAGGTGTTTCATATACTCTAGGGAAAAAGGATCATATTGATTGGTCAGTTAAGAATATGGACCCAATAATAATTGACAGCACTAAAACTATCATTGAAAAACCGGTTATCAATAATTATATTACCAAAGAAACGGATAGTAATTATAGCCAAAATGAATACGTATTTTTCGACAATAACGAATCAGAAATAAAAGCAACTGGTTTAAATGCAATAAGCAAAATAGTTAATTACTTAAAGGCATATCCTGAAAAAGAAGTAACTTTAATTGGTTATGCCTCTAATACGGATAATACAACTGTTGATTATGATAACGCTCTTTCAGAAAAAAGAGCACAAGTTATTTTTGAAAAACTTTCGGAATTAGGTATCTCAGCTGGTAGAATAAATTTAGAATTCAGAGGTAAAGATGCTGACAAAGTCAAATCTTCATTTGAGTTTGCACGAAGGGTAGAACTCATAATTAGATAA
- a CDS encoding DUF2752 domain-containing protein codes for MLLLLLVVALFYFSNTPNQFNFLLKCPLYNTTGIYCPGCGSQRAFHSLLDGNFLEALRNNIMLLLGIIALIYHYGIQMSNHFFKTSAKSIFSNKKIWFLVLALFILFWILRNINTYPFSLLAPIN; via the coding sequence ATGCTATTACTTCTATTGGTAGTAGCATTATTTTATTTTAGTAATACTCCAAATCAATTCAATTTTCTACTTAAATGCCCCCTCTACAATACCACTGGCATTTACTGTCCTGGTTGTGGAAGTCAGCGTGCTTTTCACAGTTTGTTAGATGGTAATTTCTTAGAAGCACTGCGGAATAATATAATGTTACTGTTAGGTATAATCGCCTTGATATACCATTACGGAATACAAATGAGCAACCATTTTTTTAAAACAAGTGCTAAAAGCATCTTTAGCAATAAAAAGATATGGTTTTTAGTTTTAGCATTATTTATACTTTTTTGGATTTTAAGAAATATAAATACTTATCCCTTTTCATTATTGGCACCAATAAATTAG
- a CDS encoding CCC motif membrane protein, with protein sequence MEQQKLPNANLVLIMGILSIVGACCYGLPGLIFGLIGLIVGVKDTKTYKQTPENYSNYGNVQAGKIMAIIGIILSLFMIVSVIYILSLIGWDALQDPELMQERLEELRSQYS encoded by the coding sequence ATGGAACAACAAAAATTACCAAATGCAAACTTAGTGCTAATAATGGGTATTCTTTCTATTGTAGGAGCATGTTGCTATGGCCTACCAGGACTTATTTTTGGACTAATTGGACTTATTGTCGGAGTAAAAGACACCAAAACCTATAAACAAACTCCTGAAAATTACTCAAATTATGGTAATGTACAAGCAGGAAAAATAATGGCTATCATTGGTATAATACTTAGCCTTTTTATGATAGTATCTGTCATATATATATTATCATTAATTGGATGGGATGCATTACAAGATCCAGAATTAATGCAAGAAAGATTAGAGGAATTACGAAGCCAATATTCTTAA
- a CDS encoding DUF2752 domain-containing protein, with the protein MDVISFLEEHMLSCQWKQMGVECMGCGMQRSLIYLLKGDFIAAFYMYPAIYSLIGMFVYLGFHLKFAFKNGPKILLFLFVSNVLIMLTNYILKFY; encoded by the coding sequence ATGGACGTAATATCTTTTTTGGAAGAACATATGCTGTCTTGCCAGTGGAAACAAATGGGAGTAGAATGTATGGGTTGTGGTATGCAACGCTCATTAATTTATCTTTTAAAAGGAGATTTTATTGCTGCATTTTATATGTACCCCGCTATTTATAGTCTTATTGGAATGTTTGTATACTTAGGATTTCACTTAAAATTTGCTTTTAAAAACGGACCTAAAATACTCTTGTTTTTATTTGTGAGTAATGTTTTAATTATGCTAACGAACTATATTTTAAAATTTTATTAA
- a CDS encoding cysteine desulfurase family protein, with protein MSIIYLDNAATTPIDSKVIERITEVMTNVHGNPSSTHQVGRKAKSVVEAARKSIAKHFNVTAGEVVFTAGGSEADNLILRNAVVHLGVKRIITTKIEHHAVLHTIQALADEFNISIDFLELDERGVVNYSEIEALFNSNKVKTLVSLMSVNNELGNLLESRKVADLCITNNALFHSDTVQAIGHYTMDLRAVPIDFITASAHKFHGPKGVGFAIFKKGSGIKPMLIGGEQERGARAGTENVPQIAGMQMALDIALENEEIDKRYITNLKKHFINQIKTELPTLEFNGCSADLEQSSYTILNVRFPKELPMLLFQLDLKGIAASGGSACQSGSAKGSHVLEAILPESKAKSTSVRFSFSKYNTKEEIDYVIEVLKGLV; from the coding sequence ATGAGTATAATTTATTTAGACAATGCAGCAACTACACCGATAGATTCTAAGGTAATAGAACGAATTACTGAAGTGATGACTAATGTTCATGGCAATCCGTCTTCAACACATCAAGTTGGTAGGAAAGCTAAATCAGTGGTTGAAGCAGCCAGAAAAAGCATTGCAAAACATTTTAATGTTACTGCTGGAGAGGTTGTGTTTACAGCAGGAGGAAGTGAAGCTGATAATTTAATATTGCGTAATGCGGTTGTACATTTGGGAGTAAAAAGAATAATTACGACTAAAATTGAACACCATGCCGTATTGCATACTATTCAAGCCTTGGCAGATGAGTTTAATATCAGCATAGATTTTTTAGAATTAGACGAACGGGGAGTGGTAAATTATAGTGAAATTGAGGCTCTTTTTAATTCAAATAAAGTTAAAACCTTGGTGAGTTTAATGTCCGTAAATAATGAATTGGGAAACTTATTAGAGAGTAGGAAAGTTGCTGATTTATGTATTACCAATAATGCCTTGTTTCATTCTGATACAGTTCAGGCTATTGGTCATTATACAATGGATTTACGGGCAGTACCTATAGATTTTATAACAGCAAGTGCTCACAAATTCCATGGACCAAAAGGTGTAGGGTTTGCCATTTTTAAAAAAGGTTCTGGTATAAAACCCATGTTAATAGGAGGAGAGCAGGAGCGAGGTGCCAGAGCAGGAACAGAAAATGTACCGCAAATAGCAGGAATGCAAATGGCATTAGATATCGCGTTGGAAAATGAGGAAATTGATAAAAGATACATCACCAATTTAAAAAAGCATTTTATTAATCAAATTAAAACTGAATTACCAACATTAGAATTTAACGGTTGTTCAGCAGATTTAGAACAAAGTAGCTATACTATTTTAAATGTACGTTTTCCGAAAGAATTACCAATGTTATTGTTCCAACTAGACTTAAAAGGGATTGCAGCTTCAGGTGGTAGTGCTTGTCAAAGTGGAAGTGCAAAAGGCTCACATGTGTTAGAAGCTATTTTACCAGAAAGTAAGGCCAAATCAACTTCGGTTCGATTTTCTTTTAGTAAATACAACACAAAAGAAGAGATTGATTACGTTATTGAAGTGTTGAAAGGTTTGGTTTAA
- a CDS encoding FG-GAP-like repeat-containing protein, producing the protein MIRKIGVLLISLVCINCSKEDNITAKIPISTLSYLPEGFITINEGSAGFSANLESGDRFGRDHDKIGDVNGDGVIDFVLGARSDDDGATDAGAVYILFMNSDGSVQSNQKISVLEGGFSDTLNTGNFFGYGVAGIGDYDADGIPDIAVASPVPPNNALYVIHLNSDGTVKDYVKNENIIANGLSAIGDLNGDGRIDLVACNPGSDNGGSNRGAIDILFLNSASQVEYSNTITISSTQGGFGVGLEDGDQFGGREVAMLGDLDNDGNKELAVGAFMSDGGKGAVWILSLDNITYNVVSKVKIAEGINGFTDTLVSDENPNGTFGANFGHAMCAAGDIDGDGIPDLITGANQQYEGWGYVLYLNEDKTVKAYDKINNTEGGFNINLPEEGRFSRSISYVGDLKGDGSVAINFGGGAGGTGTLYTLFLRPQ; encoded by the coding sequence ATGATAAGAAAAATAGGAGTGCTTTTAATTAGTTTAGTATGCATCAATTGTAGCAAAGAAGATAATATAACAGCAAAAATACCTATATCTACATTATCATATTTACCAGAAGGTTTTATCACAATTAACGAAGGTTCAGCAGGTTTTTCTGCTAATTTAGAGAGCGGAGATCGATTTGGACGAGATCATGATAAAATTGGTGATGTTAATGGTGATGGTGTCATAGATTTTGTATTAGGAGCACGCTCAGATGATGATGGAGCAACAGATGCGGGGGCCGTTTATATTTTATTTATGAATAGTGATGGTTCTGTACAATCAAACCAAAAAATTTCCGTGTTAGAAGGTGGATTTTCGGATACTTTGAATACAGGAAACTTTTTTGGCTATGGAGTAGCAGGTATCGGAGACTATGATGCTGATGGTATTCCTGATATTGCTGTAGCTTCACCCGTGCCTCCAAACAATGCATTATATGTTATTCACTTAAATTCAGATGGAACAGTAAAGGATTATGTTAAAAATGAAAACATTATAGCCAATGGATTATCAGCGATTGGTGATTTAAATGGAGATGGTCGTATAGATTTAGTCGCATGTAATCCAGGTTCAGATAATGGCGGTAGCAACCGAGGGGCGATAGATATTTTATTTTTGAACAGTGCCTCTCAAGTTGAATATTCAAATACGATAACCATTAGTTCTACCCAAGGTGGTTTTGGAGTTGGACTCGAAGATGGTGATCAATTTGGCGGTAGAGAAGTAGCCATGCTTGGTGACCTTGATAATGATGGGAATAAAGAATTGGCTGTAGGAGCTTTTATGTCCGATGGAGGGAAAGGAGCCGTTTGGATCCTTTCGTTGGATAATATCACCTACAATGTGGTGTCTAAAGTGAAAATTGCGGAAGGTATCAATGGTTTTACAGATACTTTGGTGTCCGACGAAAACCCTAATGGAACTTTTGGTGCAAATTTTGGGCATGCCATGTGTGCAGCAGGTGATATTGATGGTGACGGAATACCTGATTTAATTACGGGAGCCAATCAACAATATGAAGGTTGGGGCTATGTGCTTTATCTTAATGAAGATAAGACCGTAAAGGCATACGATAAGATTAATAATACTGAAGGTGGTTTCAATATAAACTTACCAGAGGAGGGACGTTTTTCTCGTTCTATTTCTTACGTGGGAGATTTAAAGGGAGACGGCTCTGTAGCAATTAATTTTGGTGGTGGTGCTGGTGGAACAGGAACCTTATATACACTTTTTTTAAGACCTCAGTAA